The following are from one region of the Geoalkalibacter subterraneus genome:
- the glyA gene encoding serine hydroxymethyltransferase, whose translation MSQNLNQFDPEIAQSIQAETRRQEFSLELIASENFVSERVLEAQGSVLTNKYAEGYPGKRYYGGCEFVDQAEQLAIDRACALFGAEHANVQAHSGSQANMAVYFEVCQPGDTVLGMNLAHGGHLTHGSPVNFSGKLFNIVPYGVRQDTATIDYDEVASLAREHRPKLIVVGASAYPRIIDFEAFRAIADEVGAMVMVDMAHIAGLVAAGEHPNPVPHAEFVTSTTHKTLRGPRGGMILCREEFAKKLNSNIFPGIQGGPLMHAIAAKAVAFKEAQTDEFKAYAAQVVKNAKALADALSERNFNLVSGGTDNHLMLLDFTGTELTGKVAEATLEQAGITVNKNAVPFDTRSPFVTSGVRIGTPATTTRGFKEAEMVQIADWIRRALDNIDNEQQLKSIRNEVEDLCRQFPLYAHRLD comes from the coding sequence ATGTCTCAAAATCTTAATCAGTTTGATCCCGAGATCGCACAGTCGATTCAGGCCGAAACCAGACGCCAGGAGTTCAGCCTGGAACTGATTGCCTCCGAGAACTTTGTCAGTGAACGTGTTCTTGAGGCTCAAGGCTCGGTCCTGACCAATAAATATGCTGAAGGCTATCCCGGCAAACGTTACTATGGTGGCTGCGAATTCGTGGATCAGGCTGAGCAGCTTGCCATCGATCGTGCCTGCGCGTTGTTTGGTGCTGAACATGCCAATGTCCAGGCCCACTCCGGCTCCCAGGCCAATATGGCGGTTTATTTTGAGGTTTGCCAACCGGGCGATACGGTCCTTGGTATGAACCTCGCCCACGGAGGACACCTGACTCACGGTTCTCCTGTCAATTTTTCCGGCAAATTGTTCAACATCGTGCCCTACGGGGTACGACAGGACACCGCCACCATCGATTATGACGAAGTGGCCTCTCTGGCCCGCGAGCATCGCCCGAAGTTGATTGTCGTCGGGGCCAGTGCCTATCCGCGCATCATTGATTTCGAAGCCTTTCGAGCCATTGCCGATGAAGTCGGAGCAATGGTGATGGTGGATATGGCTCACATTGCTGGCCTGGTGGCCGCCGGGGAGCATCCCAATCCCGTCCCCCATGCTGAATTCGTGACCAGTACGACTCACAAGACGCTGCGTGGACCTCGTGGGGGAATGATCCTGTGTCGGGAAGAATTCGCCAAGAAGCTCAACAGCAATATTTTCCCTGGTATTCAGGGCGGTCCCCTGATGCACGCCATTGCCGCCAAAGCTGTGGCCTTCAAGGAAGCCCAGACTGACGAATTCAAAGCCTACGCGGCACAGGTCGTCAAAAACGCCAAGGCTCTGGCGGATGCTTTGTCGGAGCGCAATTTCAACCTTGTTTCCGGCGGCACCGACAATCATCTGATGCTGCTTGACTTTACCGGTACTGAATTGACCGGCAAGGTGGCGGAAGCCACCCTGGAGCAGGCCGGAATCACGGTAAACAAGAACGCCGTGCCTTTTGACACCCGTTCTCCCTTTGTGACCAGCGGCGTGCGGATCGGAACCCCCGCGACCACGACTCGCGGTTTCAAAGAAGCGGAAATGGTCCAGATTGCCGATTGGATCCGGAGGGCCCTGGATAATATCGACAATGAGCAGCAGTTAAAATCCATCCGTAATGAAGTCGAGGACCTTTGCCGACAATTTCCTCTCTACGCCCACCGACTCGACTGA
- a CDS encoding deoxycytidylate deaminase, with amino-acid sequence MERPSWTQYFMDITRLVAKRSTCLRRQVGAVIVKDKNILATGYNGTPSGITHCSQTGCLRQKMQVPSGERHELCRGLHAEQNAIIQAAKHGVNIAGGTLFCTNTPCIICSKMIINAGLSRVVFDDGYPDRLSLEMLAEAGIKTLRFADLQEDDGVFGP; translated from the coding sequence ATGGAAAGACCTTCCTGGACTCAGTACTTCATGGACATCACCCGCCTGGTGGCGAAGCGCTCAACCTGCCTTCGCCGCCAGGTCGGCGCTGTCATCGTCAAGGATAAAAATATTCTTGCGACGGGCTACAACGGCACGCCCTCCGGGATCACCCATTGTTCCCAGACCGGGTGTCTGCGCCAGAAAATGCAGGTCCCGTCGGGGGAACGTCATGAGCTGTGCCGCGGTCTCCATGCTGAGCAGAATGCCATCATTCAGGCGGCCAAGCACGGCGTCAACATTGCCGGTGGAACCCTCTTCTGCACCAACACCCCCTGTATTATCTGCAGTAAAATGATTATCAATGCCGGCCTGTCCCGCGTTGTTTTTGACGATGGTTATCCCGACCGGCTTTCTCTCGAGATGCTGGCCGAAGCGGGAATCAAAACCCTGCGGTTTGCCGATCTTCAGGAAGATGATGGAGTGTTCGGCCCGTGA